One genomic segment of Caldimonas brevitalea includes these proteins:
- a CDS encoding dienelactone hydrolase family protein, whose product MTLARDTSAFATAVQPVAADTVILTPADGLVAGLVQIATPTGDLPAYRAAPDRPGPHPVVLVIQEIFGVHEHIRDVARRLAHLGYLAVAPELYFRQGDAARAPSIERLREDIVAKVPDVQVLADLDATLAWATAQGGDADRVAVTGFCWGGRITWLYAAHQPAVKTGVAWYGRLTGPTSELAPRHPLDVAATLKAPVLGLYGGQDTGIPLAHVEQLQAALAQAGSPSKIHVYPDAPHAFFADYRPSYRAEAAADGWQRLQRWLAGHGVGPR is encoded by the coding sequence ATGACCCTCGCTCGCGACACCTCCGCTTTCGCCACCGCCGTGCAACCGGTGGCGGCCGACACCGTCATCCTGACCCCCGCTGATGGCCTCGTGGCGGGCCTCGTCCAGATCGCCACGCCAACCGGCGATCTGCCCGCCTATCGGGCGGCGCCCGACCGTCCCGGCCCGCACCCGGTGGTGCTGGTGATCCAAGAGATCTTCGGCGTGCACGAACACATCCGCGACGTGGCGAGGCGGCTCGCACACCTCGGCTACCTCGCGGTCGCGCCCGAGCTGTACTTCCGCCAGGGCGATGCCGCCCGCGCGCCCAGCATCGAACGTTTGCGCGAGGACATCGTCGCCAAGGTGCCGGACGTACAAGTGCTGGCCGACCTCGACGCGACGCTGGCCTGGGCCACCGCGCAGGGTGGAGATGCCGACCGGGTGGCCGTGACCGGCTTTTGCTGGGGCGGGCGCATCACCTGGCTGTATGCCGCCCACCAGCCGGCGGTGAAGACGGGGGTGGCCTGGTACGGCCGCCTGACCGGGCCGACCAGCGAGCTGGCACCGCGGCATCCGCTCGATGTCGCGGCGACGCTGAAGGCGCCGGTGCTGGGGCTGTACGGCGGGCAGGACACCGGCATCCCGCTGGCGCATGTCGAACAGCTGCAGGCCGCGCTGGCGCAGGCGGGCAGCCCCTCGAAGATCCATGTCTATCCCGACGCGCCACACGCCTTCTTTGCCGACTACCGCCCGAGCTATCGGGCGGAGGCCGCCGCAGACGGCTGGCAGCGGTTGCAGCGCTGGCTGGCAGGGCACGGCGTGGGGCCGCGATGA